A single region of the Desulfobacterales bacterium genome encodes:
- the ileS gene encoding isoleucine--tRNA ligase translates to MEKKTDYKKTLNLPVTDFPMKANLAMREPEQLASWETLKLYEKIREFSKNKELFILHDGPPYANGHIHIGTALNKILKDIIVRSRQMSGFNAVYVPGWDCHGLPIEHNVDKELGNKKSSLTQAEIRKKCREYAEKFIDIQRNEFKRLGVMGEWNNPYLTMAYRYEAVIAKECCELGLDGSLFHSKKPIYWCPSCTTALAEAEIEYGDETSPSIFVKFLLKNDISIDFPALANKKVYVVIWTTTPWTIPANLAITLHPDFIYSAVDVGNNEVQIIARDLVENCMKTFGINEYKILHEMNSSSLENKTCLHPLYNRDSIIILGNHVTLEAGTGCVHTAPGHGREDYEVALKYNIDIYSPVDDNGCFTDEVEFFKGEFVFNANDKIIEKIDSCGMLPAKGKITHSYPHCWRCKKPVIFRATPQWFISMDKTDLRKKALEEIDKVQWIPKWGRERIYGMIENRPDWCVSRQRSWGVPLTVFFCEKCEELLVNRDTINHIFKLFEAYGADIWFDKTAKELLPDGTVCPKCGHNSFIKETDILDVWFDSGVSHIAVLKDRDYLKWPADLYLEGSDQHRGWFHSSLLTSVAIYGKAPYKAVLTHGFVVDEKGRKMSKSVGNVIAPETVIKKYGAEILRLWVCASDYKDDIRISEKILSQLSDAYRKIRNTCRFMLGNLYDFNPEKNTVAYEQMHDLDKFVLKRLYDLTKKCTQAYGDYEFHVVYHALYNFCTVDLSSFYLDILKDRLYTSSTNSLERRSSQTVMYSLVDAISKIMAPILPFTADEIFRYIPNKNDNVESIHFLEFPLINEHWNNRQLAEKWNFILDIRSEVTKALEDARNKKEIGHSLDASVLILTSDEIYDKLSPYTDDLRSIFIVSEATLKKGHKIDGVGAEGYKINVTQATASKCERCWVHDSSVGHNSNYPTVCSRCSNVLE, encoded by the coding sequence ATGGAAAAGAAAACGGATTATAAAAAGACCCTGAATCTTCCAGTTACTGATTTTCCAATGAAAGCAAATCTTGCTATGCGTGAGCCAGAACAGCTTGCTTCGTGGGAGACTTTAAAACTGTATGAAAAAATAAGAGAATTTTCAAAAAATAAAGAACTTTTCATTCTGCACGATGGGCCTCCATACGCAAACGGACATATTCATATAGGAACAGCTCTAAATAAAATTTTAAAAGATATAATAGTCAGATCAAGACAGATGTCGGGTTTTAATGCTGTTTATGTGCCAGGATGGGACTGCCATGGTCTTCCCATAGAACATAATGTTGATAAAGAACTTGGGAATAAAAAATCAAGCTTAACCCAAGCTGAAATACGAAAAAAATGCAGAGAATACGCTGAAAAATTTATAGACATCCAAAGAAACGAATTTAAAAGACTTGGCGTAATGGGTGAATGGAATAACCCTTATTTAACTATGGCTTATCGTTATGAAGCGGTTATAGCAAAAGAATGCTGTGAGCTTGGACTCGATGGAAGTCTTTTCCATAGCAAAAAGCCAATTTATTGGTGTCCATCATGCACAACAGCCTTAGCTGAAGCTGAAATTGAATATGGGGATGAAACATCACCTTCTATATTTGTAAAATTTTTATTAAAAAATGATATTTCAATAGATTTTCCGGCCTTAGCCAATAAAAAAGTTTACGTAGTTATATGGACTACTACACCTTGGACAATACCGGCTAATTTAGCTATAACTCTTCATCCAGATTTTATATATTCGGCTGTCGATGTAGGAAACAATGAAGTACAAATCATTGCAAGAGATTTAGTTGAAAACTGCATGAAAACTTTTGGAATAAATGAATATAAAATATTACACGAAATGAATTCCAGCAGCCTTGAAAATAAGACTTGCCTCCATCCTTTATATAACAGGGATTCAATTATTATTCTTGGCAATCATGTTACCCTTGAAGCTGGAACAGGATGTGTCCATACTGCACCTGGCCATGGCCGAGAAGATTATGAAGTGGCTTTAAAATATAATATAGATATTTATTCTCCAGTTGATGATAACGGCTGTTTTACTGACGAAGTCGAATTTTTTAAAGGAGAATTTGTATTTAATGCAAATGATAAAATAATTGAAAAAATTGATTCGTGCGGAATGCTTCCAGCGAAGGGAAAAATAACTCATTCATACCCCCATTGCTGGAGATGTAAAAAACCAGTTATTTTTAGAGCTACTCCCCAATGGTTTATATCTATGGATAAGACAGATTTAAGAAAAAAAGCTCTTGAAGAAATAGATAAGGTTCAATGGATACCCAAATGGGGACGAGAAAGAATTTATGGAATGATTGAAAACAGGCCTGACTGGTGTGTTTCAAGGCAAAGATCATGGGGAGTTCCACTCACAGTTTTTTTCTGTGAAAAATGCGAAGAATTGCTCGTTAATAGAGATACCATTAATCATATTTTTAAATTATTTGAAGCCTATGGAGCTGATATTTGGTTTGATAAAACTGCTAAAGAACTTCTACCTGATGGAACAGTATGCCCAAAATGCGGACATAATTCATTTATTAAAGAAACAGATATTCTTGATGTATGGTTTGATTCTGGAGTTAGCCATATTGCGGTTTTAAAAGATAGAGATTACTTAAAATGGCCGGCAGACCTTTACCTTGAAGGCAGTGATCAACATAGGGGATGGTTTCATAGCTCTCTTTTGACTTCAGTTGCAATATATGGAAAAGCTCCTTACAAAGCTGTTCTTACCCACGGTTTTGTTGTAGATGAAAAAGGTAGAAAAATGTCAAAATCCGTTGGTAATGTAATAGCGCCAGAAACAGTGATAAAAAAATACGGAGCTGAAATTTTAAGGCTTTGGGTATGTGCGTCGGATTATAAAGATGATATCCGTATTTCAGAAAAAATATTGAGTCAACTTAGCGATGCTTATCGAAAAATTAGAAATACATGTAGATTCATGCTTGGTAATTTATACGATTTTAACCCTGAAAAAAATACAGTAGCCTATGAGCAAATGCATGACTTAGACAAATTTGTCCTTAAAAGACTTTATGATTTAACAAAAAAATGTACTCAAGCCTATGGCGATTATGAGTTTCATGTTGTTTATCATGCACTTTATAATTTTTGCACTGTAGACCTGTCATCATTTTATCTTGATATTCTTAAAGACAGACTTTATACATCTTCTACAAACTCATTGGAAAGAAGAAGTTCGCAAACTGTAATGTATAGCCTTGTTGATGCAATATCAAAAATAATGGCTCCAATTCTTCCTTTTACTGCTGACGAAATTTTCAGGTATATTCCCAATAAAAATGATAATGTAGAAAGCATTCATTTTTTGGAATTCCCTTTAATCAATGAACATTGGAATAACAGACAACTTGCTGAAAAATGGAATTTTATATTAGACATTCGAAGTGAAGTAACAAAGGCTCTTGAAGATGCCAGAAACAAAAAAGAGATAGGACATTCCCTTGATGCTTCAGTTCTTATATTAACATCAGATGAAATTTACGATAAACTTTCCCCTTATACTGATGATTTAAGGAGCATATTTATTGTTTCTGAAGCCACACTTAAAAAAGGACATAAAATTGATGGTGTTGGCGCCGAAGGCTATAAAATAAATGTAACTCAAGCAACTGCATCAAAATGTGAAAGATGCTGGGTGCATGATTCTTCAGTTGGCCATAATTCAAATTATCCTACAGTATGTTCAAGATGTAGCAATGTATTAGAATAA